Proteins encoded together in one Sceloporus undulatus isolate JIND9_A2432 ecotype Alabama chromosome 4, SceUnd_v1.1, whole genome shotgun sequence window:
- the LRRCC1 gene encoding leucine-rich repeat and coiled-coil domain-containing protein 1 isoform X3: protein MCNLPVLTPHIDQVLAQFRHRTNIATWPVTSSSTEAISSSEPERTKCDGDMRIKKLADQISHLLEKITNSSQPGIALNVLKAKRETDLTSESDGESGKENRKVARRSRVPNYRKSTLSTKNRSQRGKTSDRGEGQSCMKSKNPGSYVKAEENSSPASEIPSLEVVGKSPKKLHGQKSEIEKLKIMDSNTPEDSTYRTLIQELDQEKEKRWKAEEAEKKLRENLKMLQNQAKEEKDIQSMAVYTTERLRELILKERNAKTKLQVDTQQLKEEIERLGKELSRSKQKEEDQQKALQTLEEKLSKMESQRLQQQASEMKHIQAAELKATAAEREVQLLRVSLRQQKEKTEQVHELLMLREQEHRKELETRVKLNSSEFQEALSKEVARERQGHEHHIKELQEKVHQLNQNYKDLEDEFRIALTIEAKRFTEVKEAFDDIAAELTEHKHALVQSQQKEKQSATLIQELTSMVKEQKVKITELVKSKQETMYNLKSRIRTLENMVEEDKQKTIQLELLKQEKSKLISQITAQESIIDGLKAERKIWGQELAQQGASLAQDRGRLESKIEILSSENEALKKQNERLNDALKIKCKIVEDQTETIRKLKEALQERDERIRKHREESTEIQKQVQAQLEEKEAQLDNLMEKLERQNERKDELKQQLQEKDTELEEVKEAYNAMNKKWQDKGGLLSKLEAQVKQMKENFDTKENQLTEERDKSLQAQRALTEKLHSMDDAFRRQLESTLAAHQAELLQLANEKQQQIVAANEKVYQVEEEMRRLLQETASNKKVMEEKIKRLTVALSDIQQEL from the exons ATGTGTAATTTACCAGTGCTAACACCCCACATTGATCAAGTGTTAGCTCAGTTTCGCCACCGCACAAATATAGCAACCTGGCCTGTCACTAGCTCATCAACCGAAGCCATATCCTCTTCTGAACCAGAACGAACTAAATGTGATGGTGACATGAGAATAAAAAAACTTGCGGATCAGATATCGCACCTCCTAGAAAAG ATAACTAATTCTTCTCAACCTGGCATTGCTCTGAATGTTCTCAAAGCAAAAAGAGAGACAGATCTTACTTCAGAGAGTGATGGTGAAAGTGGAAAAGAGAACAGAAAGGTAGCTAGAAGAAGCAGAGTACCTAATTATCGAAAATCAACTTTATCTACCAAGAACCGCTCTCAGAGAGGCAAAACTTCAGACAG AGGAGAAGGGCAGAGTTGCATGAAGTCAAAAAATCCAGGATCTTATGTCAAAGCAGAAGAAAATTCAAGCCCAGCTTCAGAAATACCAAGCTTGGAGGTAGTTGGGAAATCACCCAAGAAATTGCATGGACAGAAAAGTGAAATTGAAAAACTAAAAATCATGGATTCAAATACACCAGAAGACTCTACTTACAgg ACGCTAATTCAAGAATTAGatcaggaaaaagagaagagatggAAGGCTGAAGAAGCTGAaaagaaattaagagaaaatctCAAAATGCTGCAGAACCaagccaaagaagaaaaagatattcAAAGTATGGCAGTATATACTACAGAAAG GCTAAGAGagctaattttaaaagaaagaaatgcaaagacAAAACTTCAGGTTGATACGCAGCAGTTGAAAGAGGAAATAGAAAGACTTGGCAAGGAACTGAGTCGGTcaaaacagaaggaggaggatcaACAAAAAGCATTGCAGACTTTAGAAGAAAAATTGTCCAAAATGGAATCACAAAGGTTACAACAGCAAGCTTCAGAG ATGAAACACATTCAAGCTGCAGAACTTAAAGCTACAGCAGCTGAAAGGGAAGTACAGTTACTCCGGGTATCTCTTCGGCAACAAAAAGAGAAGACGGAACAAGTTCATGAACTTCTTATGTTGAGAGAGCAAGAACACAG AAAAGAACTTGAAACTAGGGTTAAATTAAACAGCTCAGAATTCCAAGAAGCTCTGTCAAAGGAAGTTGCTAGAGAGCGGCAGGGGCATGAACACCACATCAAAGAACTGCAGGAGAAAGTGCATCAGTTAAATCAGAATTATAAGGATTTAGAAGATGAGTTTCGTATTGCATTAACTATAGAAGCCAAAAGATTTACAGAG GTTAAAGAAGCCTTTGATGACATTGCTGCTGAGTTGACAGAACATAAGCATGCTCTTGTTCAATCTcagcaaaaagaaaagcaatcagCTACACTGATCCAAGAGCTGACATCAATGGTGAAAGAACAAAAAGTGAAGATTACAGAACTAGTTAAATCAAAGCAAGAGACAATGTACAATTTGAAA AGTCGGATTCGAACACTTGAAAATATGGTGGAGGAAGATAAACAGAAGACAATTCAGCTTGAGCTTCTTAAACAGGAAAAATCGAAACTTATTTCACAGATAACAGCTCAAGAATCTATAATTGATGGATtaaaagcagaaaggaaaatatgGGGGCAGGAGCTAGCACAGCAGG GAGCATCTCTTGCTCAAGATCGGGGGAGACTGGAATCCAAAATAGAAATTCTATCTAGTGAGAATGAGGctctgaaaaaacaaaatgaacgTCTCAATGATGCATTGAAGATAAAATGTAAAATAGTGGAGGATCAAACAGAAACAATTAGAAAGTTAAAAGAA gcTTTACAGGAACGAGATGAGCGAATAAGAAAACATCGTGAAGAAAGTACTGAAATTCAAAAGCAAGTTCAGGCACAGCTAGAAGAAAAAGAGGCACAGCTGGATAATCTTATGGAAAAGTTAGAAAGGCAAAATGAGAGAAAAGATGAACTAAAACAGCAGTTGCAAGAAAAAGATACAGAGCTTGAAGAAGTCAAGGAAGCTTATAA TGCAATGAATAAGAAGTGGCAAGATAAAGGAGGATTGTTGAGTAAGCTGGAAGCACAGGttaaacaaatgaaagaaaattttgATACCAAGGAAAATCAACTGACTGAGGAAAGAGATAAAAGTCTTCAAGCACAGAG GGCATTAACAGAAAAGCTGCATTCCATGGATGATGCTTTCCGAAGGCAACTTGAATCAACACTAGCAGCACATCAAGCTGAACTGCTTCAGCTAGCAAATGAAAAGCAGCAACAGATTgtggcagcaaatgaaaag GTTTACCAAGTTGAAGAAGAAATGCGTAGGCTGCTGCAGGAAACTGCAAGCAATAAAAAAGTCATGGAAGAGAAAATTAAACGACTTACAGTTGCTTTGAGTGACATTCAGCAAGAACTGTGA